DNA sequence from the Hippopotamus amphibius kiboko isolate mHipAmp2 chromosome 1, mHipAmp2.hap2, whole genome shotgun sequence genome:
TTTCAACTTGCTCTTTCTACCCCACTAACCTTGCTTAATGAGGCCTTGATCCAGTTAATATATTAAGAGggctgctctgccttccccagtGGGACCTAGGCCCTGTGACCCTCCATAGCGTGAAGACCTTGTTTCCTGATGGGTAATGTTTTCCCTTGCTTGTGACTTGCCTCTCTGGGCCACTTTCTGATTTGCCTGCTGGCTCATTTGTTTCCTTGGGCTGCCTGCCTTGTTTGGCGGTTTTTAGTGAGGGTTCTGATGGATGCCAGGAGGTGAGGGGAAGGGCTCCGAAGGGGCTCAATCATTGGACAAGCAGACTTGGTGATGAATGAGCCTTCTCCCCAGTGAGCTTTGGGTCTGGAGAAGTCCAACCGATAGGTTTTTCCCTAATTGAGTAAGCCAGAAACAGTGCCAGCAGCATCTTACCTCTTTTGTGGTTTTTGTATTGAATTTAAAGGAAATTCTCAGTGGCAGTTCCACATATTACTAGAAATATAGCTATATCCATGATAAACTTAGATACATGTCATgaattgtttttagaaaataacatttgaagagggcgggaggaaggaagagagggtctttaaaaaaaaatccctttcaaaatattttctttcttctaagtaCTGAAAAGGCACACTCTAACCCTTTCTTCTTCCGCATGATCTCATAGCTATTTATTGAAGGGAAATaccaaatgtttatttatttttttaaaaaggagcttCTTCGGTCCTGATGATTCATGTCGATATAATTTTCCTCCTGACTGCACCGGCTCTGAGACAAAGCTACACCCCAACTGATGTGCTGGTGTCAGAACAATTCCTGTCCTGGAGGAGGGTGTGCGACCTTCTTTATCCCCCTTCACGGACGTCCTTGAGCCCTTGAGACGGATGTGAGCGAGTTTTTCAGTCCTCATGCAAAACAACCATCTAAACATAACAGATGACATCAGCTCGGGCTTTTCAATTCCTGGATGGCAGCGGCGTGTTAATCCAGCCTTCATCCTGGATTTCATAAACTAAAACAAGCGAGCCTGGCAGGAGGACAGCGCTGCTGCAGGGTTGAGGAAATTGATGACGGGGAAGCATGCGGGCAACCCAGTGTATAAAACTCATACACGTGTAGGCAGAGGCTGAGCTACCCCTTCGGACGGCTGCTTCCCACCCGCCAAGACCCGGCTGCGGGCAGCGGAGCCCGAGCCGCCGCGGGAAGCATGAAGCGCGCGCTGCTGCTGGCCGCGCTGCTGGTCCCCGCGCACCTGGCGGCGGCCTGGAGCACCAAGTACGCGGTGGACTGCCCCGAGCGCTGCGACGCTCGCGAGTGCAAGGGCAGCCTGCGCTGCAAGCGGACGGTGCTGGACGACTGCGGCTGCTGCCGCGTGTGCGCCGCGGGCCCGGGGGAAACGTGCTACCGCACCGTCTCGGCCATGGATGGCGTGAAGTGTGGCCCCGGGCTGCGGTGTCAGTTTTACAGTGAGGAGGATGATTTTGGTGACGAGTTTGGTATCTGCAAAGGTAAAGAGTGACCCCTTTCTTTTCCCCGCCCGGGGTACACTGAGGGCTTTTCACCAGCGAGGGAGGTGAGGCGCCTTTCCTCCTAATGCAAAGAGGGAAAAGGCAGGTGGGTTAGGGACCAGGTCCCGCTCAGGTGCTGTCATAGGGAGACAGAGATGGATAACTCTGCAGATTGCAACTG
Encoded proteins:
- the ESM1 gene encoding endothelial cell-specific molecule 1 isoform X1, encoding MKRALLLAALLVPAHLAAAWSTKYAVDCPERCDARECKGSLRCKRTVLDDCGCCRVCAAGPGETCYRTVSAMDGVKCGPGLRCQFYSEEDDFGDEFGICKDCPYGTFGMECKQTCSCQSGICDRVTGKCLKFPFFQYSVAKAANQRFVSHTEHDMASGDGNAVREDLVTENAARSPVMKWLNPR
- the ESM1 gene encoding endothelial cell-specific molecule 1 isoform X2, encoding MKRALLLAALLVPAHLAAAWSTKYAVDCPERCDARECKGSLRCKRTVLDDCGCCRVCAAGPGETCYRTVSAMDGVKCGPGLRCQFYSEEDDFGDEFGICKEHDMASGDGNAVREDLVTENAARSPVMKWLNPR